In a genomic window of Salvelinus fontinalis isolate EN_2023a chromosome 7, ASM2944872v1, whole genome shotgun sequence:
- the ppp1r3g gene encoding protein phosphatase 1 regulatory subunit 3G — protein sequence MSDSALLRDSKQCSPNSGGTMLSGSEDEPTENGDEDLEDGLIEPPDMYKKDRRRAKSLPAYPEQAMLFEEIANNGRKRVKFADSMGLDLASVKHFSTTEDPKIPSKVLSRLQNFLPQPQGRENTIEDLCVNFKSTLTMDRLIPTFKMPVESDDFETKVLQRHVNLEKVTITQFDIRGQIRTNTQNCCKREVGVRYTFNEWLSFVNAQAIPMAFDENIVGERYTFTMYTPPFLDPSSSVHFAVYIRNDQGEFWDNNHGQNYTLKYHCAGMPTYESAAFHAT from the coding sequence ATGTCCGATTCAGCCCTCCTGCGTGATTCCAAGCAGTGTTCTCCAAATTCAGGGGGAACCATGCTATCAGGGAGTGAAGATGAGCCAACGGAGAACGGTGACGAGGACTTGGAAGATGGCTTAATCGAACCACCAGACATGTATAAGAAAGACAGGCGAAGGGCGAAATCTTTGCCCGCATATCCGGAGCAGGCTATGCTTTTTGAAGAAATAGCCAATAACGGCCGAAAACGGGTGAAGTTCGCAGACTCCATGGGGCTTGATTTAGCAAGCGTGAAGCACTTCAGCACAACAGAAGACCCGAAAATCCCTTCGAAGGTATTGTCGAGATTGCAGAACTTTCTCCCTCAACCACAGGGCCGAGAGAATACAATTGAGGACCTGTGCGTAAACTTTAAATCTACCTTGACCATGGACCGTCTCATCCCAACTTTCAAGATGCCAGTTGAGTCTGATGATTTTGAAACCAAGGTACTGCAGCGGCACGTCAATCTGGAGAAGGTGACCATCACTCAGTTTGACATCCGTGGGCAGATTCGGACGAATACTCAAAACTGTTGCAAGAGAGAAGTTGGTGTGAGGTACACATTCAACGAGTGGCTGTCTTTCGTGAACGCGCAGGCGATACCCATGGCTTTCGATGAGAATATTGTTGGTGAGCGCTACACATTTACCATGTACACACCTCCGTTCCTAGACCCATCTTCCTCTGTGCACTTCGCCGTGTACATCAGGAATGACCAGGGAGAGTTTTGGGATAACAACCATGGACAAAACTACACCTTGAAGTATCACTGTGCAGGTATGCCGACCTACGAGAGCGCAGCATTCCATGCCACCTGA